A window of Bacillus rossius redtenbacheri isolate Brsri chromosome 4 unlocalized genomic scaffold, Brsri_v3 Brsri_v3_scf4_1, whole genome shotgun sequence contains these coding sequences:
- the LOC134541530 gene encoding uncharacterized protein LOC134541530: protein MKLLDVKLLVVCTCAVMVCVEARCLHGPRPVLDDEAASENREPGLRSVDNSRLLRALWRTRASQEVEVPANSRLLWALWRTRASQEVDVPANSRLLWALWRTRASQEVDVPANSRLLWALWRTRASQEVEVPDNSRLLWTLWRTRASQEVEVPANSRLLWALWRTRASQEVEVPDNSRLLWTLWRTRASQEVEVPANSRLLWALWRTRASQEVEVPDNSRLLWALWRTRASQEVDVPANSRLLWALWRTRASQEVEVPDNSRLLWTLWRTRASQEVEVPANSRLLWALWRTRASQEVEVPDNSRLLWALWRTRASQETAVVSDERAQDETKPESWRPEVLLLYTSIPVVVAVAAIMAGLKLAGVDIVVEPQRQWDAPWDPLWDTPWDAPWKGPWGAPCFDLPAARQLAEPGSCLVHRRFTPGYV, encoded by the exons ATGAAGCTGTTAGATGTGAAGTTGTTAGTGGTGTGCACGTGTGCAGTGATGGTGTGTGTGGAGGCGCGGTGTCTGCACGGGCCTCGACCCGTCCTGGACGACGAGGCTGCCTCGGAGAACCGCGAACCAG GGCTGAGGAGtgtggacaactcgcgactcctgagggcgctgtggaggacccgggcgtcccaggaggtagaggtgccggccaactcgcgactcctgtgggcgctgtggaggacccgggcgtcccaggaggtagatgtgccggccaactcgcgactcctgtgggcgctgtggaggacccgggcgtcccaggaggtagatgtgccggccaactcgcgactcctgtgggcgctgtggaggacccgggcgtcccaggaggtagaggtgccggacaactcgcgactcctgtggacgctgtggaggacccgggcgtcccaggaggtagaggtgccggccaactcgcgactcctgtgggcactgtggaggacccgggcgtcccaggaggtagaggtgccggacaactcgcgactcctgtggacgctgtggaggacccgggcgtcccaggaggtagaggtgccggccaactcgcgactcctgtgggcactgtggaggacccgggcgtcccaggaggtagaggtgccggacaactcgcgactcctgtgggcgctgtggaggacccgggcgtcccaggaggtagatgtgccggccaactcgcgactcctgtgggcgctgtggaggacccgggcgtcccaggaggtagaggtgccggacaactcgcgactcctgtggacgctgtggaggacccgggcgtcccaggaggtagaggtgccggccaactcgcgactcctgtgggcactgtggaggacccgggcgtcccaggaggtagaggtgccggacaactcgcgactcctgtgggcgctgtggaggacccgggcgtcccaggagacGGCGGTGGTGTCCGACGAGAGAGCCCAGGACGAGACGAAGCCCGAGTCCTGGAGACCAGAGGTGCTGCTGTTATACACGTCAATCCCTGTCGTCGTGGCAGTGGCAGCGATCATGGCAGGGCTGAAGCTGGCCGGCGTGGACATCGTCGTGGAACCGCAGCGCCAGTGGGACGCCCCGTGGGACCCCCTGTGGGACACCCCGTGGGACGCCCCGTGGAAAGGCCCCTGGGGCGCCCCGTGCTTTGACCTCCCGGCGGCGAGGCAGCTGGCGGAGCCAGGGAGCTGCCTCGTCCACCGGCGCTTCACCCCTGGATACGTCTGA